From the Desulfobacterales bacterium genome, the window CTAATCTTGCTATAACTGAAAATTTGTTAATAACTGCTAAAAATGAGTCAGAAGTTTCCATAATAGCAACAGACTTAGAAACAGGTTTTCAAGGATTTTATCCTGCTGAAGTTTATGACACTGGAAAAATTGCCATTAATTCTAAAAAATTATACGAAATTTTAAAAGACTTTCCTGATGACGAAATATTAATAAACGAAGTTGAAAATAGATATATAGAAATACTCAGCCATGATGTCCAATATCACCTTTTAATAATGGATTCAGATAATTTCCCTGAATTTCCAGATATTGATGACACTGATTTCCTTGAAATTGATTCTGTGTACTTTAAAAAAATGATAACAAGCACAGTCTATATTCAACCCCCAACAGAAGGAAAAGGCGCTCATCTTACAGGTGTATATTTAGAAATAAGCAAAAGCAAAAAACAACCTGGAATAAGGCTTGTAGCTACTGATATAAAAAGACTTTCAAAAATAGATCTTCTTTTAGAAAAAGAAACACGTATTCCGTTTGACAAAAATATGCTTATCCCAAAGAAAAGTTTAAATGAAATATCAAAATTTCTCGAAGATGAAGCAACTGTTAAAATAGGCCGTAATAGAAATAACTTTATCATAAAAAAAGAGAAAGAAATTTTTATAATTTGTCTCCTTGAAGGAGATTTTCCAGACTACCATGATATATTTAAATCTATCGACAGAAAAAATTTTTTCGTTATAAATAG encodes:
- the dnaN gene encoding DNA polymerase III subunit beta produces the protein MKFTIKKKEIVEVLGKLQGITGKKTNLAITENLLITAKNESEVSIIATDLETGFQGFYPAEVYDTGKIAINSKKLYEILKDFPDDEILINEVENRYIEILSHDVQYHLLIMDSDNFPEFPDIDDTDFLEIDSVYFKKMITSTVYIQPPTEGKGAHLTGVYLEISKSKKQPGIRLVATDIKRLSKIDLLLEKETRIPFDKNMLIPKKSLNEISKFLEDEATVKIGRNRNNFIIKKEKEIFIICLLEGDFPDYHDIFKSIDRKNFFVINRHQLFSTIKRMSILSSEKFKSLLFNFSKGLMIVSNKNPEMGESTEKIPLDYDGKDIEVLFNPKYIMDSLNIIETPNVKIFIKHQKSPCLIEEENDEAFSSLIMPIKMQEDDNVQKQQEQEVQE